Below is a window of Dromiciops gliroides isolate mDroGli1 chromosome 5, mDroGli1.pri, whole genome shotgun sequence DNA.
tgctttatccactgcaccacctagctgcccctcttttcttcaCTATCTTAACAGTAGTTTTTATGGATAATGAGGTGGTCTCCTTTAAAATTTTCCAAGGTAAATAAGACCTTGTGCGTGCTAGAGAACTTCTGAAGTGGAAGCCCTGGGCAAAATCCACCTCACTGCCTGGGAAATACAGGTTTCCCTCACTAACCTAGAGTTATCCTAATTGAATGAGTGTAGAACTAGTGCCATATGTTCATCAGAATATCCAGGCCACTACTGCCCAGACTTGGTATTCAGGGAAAGCtggggagaaagacagaaagagaaataaaaagagaacgTGAAAAGAACTAAAAGCTCTATCACAGGACCACCAATTTAACTTAACCAAATTTTGAGTTTTTTGCAATTGCTTACCAGGCCCTTGAGTAATCACAACAAAGAGATTACTTATTGGCCTTTTAGGGTAGCTgaagtgaattattttttttttatgaggcaattggggttaagtgacttgcccaaggtcacacagctagtaagtttttcaagtgtctgaggctggatttgaactcaggtcctcctgactccagggccggttctctatccactgtgccacctagctgccctgctggaGTGAATTCTAACCCCACACAAGTCTTTCCTTGGGCTAAAGCCAAGAATACCCCCCTAATAAAAAAGACACTCAAGACTTAAGGTCTGTACTGTGTCTTATATaaagccaaagaattcatcaggTTCTCAGTTGTTTGATGTGATCACATGTTAGTCACTTATGCTCAATCCTAGAATCACAGAGATTTATTCAGCTTCCATGGTCTCAGAGAGCCTTTGGGTTTATCCAGGTGACCACTAGATAATCACACATCTGATACCTTATTGTTGTTCATGGGAACAAATCCCCAAATCTAAAAtagttttggaaagaaatttattagATTATTTGGtagagagaagcagaaagaagGGGTGGTTCCCTCACTCACCTTCTGGAAAGTCTATATTATATacgatttgtttttgttttgttttgttttgttttcgcaaggcaatgagggttacatgacttgcccgggatcacatagctagtaagtgtcaagtgtctgaagcaggatctgaactaaggtcctcctgaatctagggctggcgcTCTCTCCACTGCgtcatccagctgcccccatgattttgACAAAAGTTTCTGCACATAAGTCATAtccaaagcatttgacaaaggtGTCACAAACAAATTATGCATGAATCATCTGAATGGAATTAAAAACACAAGCTTGGGTGGACCTGAAGAAGTCCTGGATATGGAGGCCCAAAACATTATGCATCCAGGacctacttttttgttgttgttcagtcatgtccagttcttcatgttcccatttggggttttttttggcaaagatattgaagtggtttgccatttccttctctagtttattttacagacaaggaaactaaggcaaatgaggttaagtgacttgctcagggtcacacaactagtaaatgttttaagtcagatttgaactcaactctccCTAACTCTAggccacttcaccacctagctgccctccaggaCCTGGGGAAACCCAAAATTCCTTGTAGTCATCTCCAGCATTCCTAGAGAGTTACTAAGGTCAGGAGACATTCTGGGTGTAAGCAACCTCTAGTCACACAAAGTTAGATTTAAACAGTATAATCATTTTCCAaacaatagaataaaatattctttccaccgtaatttcattattttaaaaaaatttccccccattgttcactttctgactccctctCCTTTTATGTAATTTTCCCCAGGGGTTGTATCTGAAAGCTATCTCACCATCCTTCCACAATGAGCAGTTCATGGTTCACCAGCCTAAGTGACTTCTAGGGGTAGGGGGTTGCAGAACTGACCCCTGCTGGATGCCATGCTCTTTCCTTCAGCCTTGGTGGAGTGCGACGCAGAAGCATATATGTGTCCTGTCCTACTTCCATCTGTTTCTCAGTTCTCTGGCTGAGCTCTGTTGCAGCACAGAGTGCTATCAGTTTTCTTGCTACTGTCCAATTCAGCAAATTTCTAAGTTGGGTGTCCAATGCACTGAGAGGAACAGGAATGTAGAGTCCTGTTGTGAACCTTTGGGTTGCTTTTTATAGCCCTGATGCCACAATGTGGAGGGAAAGGGGTACTGATTGAGTGGGTTAAAGGTGAAGGATTGTGTTAGTTCATTGAGTTCTTACCTCATTTGGGTTCTTGGCATCCTGAACTATGGAGACAGTTAAAACTGCTTTGTCTCTTGGGCGTAATTCCTATCTCAGAGAGATTTTAGAGGTTTTAAGGATTGGAGAAAATGTCCAGTATTCCATCTTGTTGGTTACATGATCCAGAACCTTGGAGTTTTATTCTACAATTGGCCACCTGAAGAAAACTACATTTTTAAGCAGTTGTTTCCCCTCAATGAATCAGAACATCTTAAGATACATTAGGAAACAGGAAGAGAAAGTTTTATGTACTAGAGAGATTGGGATATCTTTTAGGTCTAGATATTTTGATCAGTCCAAACATTTACCCTTGATGTAAATAGCTTCCAGCCCTTATTTGACAAGTTTGTACTCTTCAGGACAGGATGTCAGCTGTGTAGCAGAAAAAAGTGTCAGTTTTTGAGTTAGAGAAACTTGGTTCATTAATGGAAAGGGAGCATAAAACTTTCTCTTCATTGTCTCACACATGCAGAGAGAGAGCTCCCACAGAAGCCCCCTGTTCAacaggaagaggggtggtccccacatacagctccaacctaattggctggtagcattcaagtccatgaACTTCCAGGGACACCAGgatgaccttagaaaggtcaattCTTTCTTGGCAGGGGGTGGGAGTCCCTGGTTCTCACAGCCATGAGCTAAAAAACAAGGCATATAGAGCAATACTGGAGTGTACTGGCGATTGTATAACCACCTgactgggggaagagggaaggtatGTATGCAAAGGGTGGTTTTAAGTTTAATGTACAtgaacactttcttaagtctaggcaaccaacaaaacaataaatcaagccctgatttgtaggatTACTAATTTGTTTCTCTCACAAGTCAATTAGAACTAGCTCCAGCATATCTGCTATGGTGTGAACCCCAGTTGGGAAAGTTAAAGACAAATGTATTGAGTTAAGTAGGTCATTCACAACCATTCAGTGTGGTATATAGCTTTCCCTTTGGGTCAAGTTATAACTTCATAGACTGCTACTACATGGCCTGTGTACCCAGGGTCTCCTGAAACTATGATTTTTCTAttcccaccaccccaccccatgaACCCTTCACAATAAAAGAACATTAATTTGTTCAGAGTCTCTACAATTAAGGCTTCTCAATGCAGGCAAGTTGACACCTTTGGCTTCCCTCTCTGACTTCATTGTCACAGATGTTAAAACTTTTcttagggcagctatgtggcacagtggatagagcacgggccctgaagttaggaggaactgagttcaaatctgacctcagatacgtactagctgtgtgaccttgggcaagtcacttaaccccaattgacttaaaacatctggggccatttccagtcatgtgtgtatgtatgtgtatgcatgtgtatatgtgtacacacacacacatatatatatataatcttgccactgggcccagatggctctagagcagagagtgaggttggtgacttttcacagcccttcctcacttaaatctaattcagtgcaagacATCCCCCctatgtcattgtcctcttcaagaaccaacaacaaaacttttctagaaaataaatataatccaACTACTACAGGAACTCTTATTCATCCATAAAATCAACAAAGAATCTTAAGAACATAGTGTATGCTGATACTTTTAATGATGTTTTGATTCATATTGAATACTACATAGTTTATGATATTAGTACAGATTTGTCTAGAGATAGAATCATTTAAAAAGTCATGCTATTTACTAAAATTAACATAATTCAAAATAATACTACCATCTGATTTATTTAAACCTATTTATGTTGCAAGAAGTAAAAGTTAATTTACTTAAATGATCTTTAATTGATACTCCCCAAATctcatttaacatttctatttCAGGCTCATCATCCTAATCAGGTGGTCTGTAGCTTCTTccaattgtttcctttttattttcctacTAAACCTTCTGCAGCAGAGTAAAATATATGCACTATAGTATAATgtagtatatagtatagtatgGTATAATATACCATAGAATAGTATAGAATAGTGTAATGCCGTTTAGACCTCCTCACAATATGAGTTATGCTTTTTCTCAGAGCCTAACATAGGGATTTGTATATGACTAGTATGTGATAAACTATGTTGAACTGGAACGGCCTGAAATAGTGGTTTTGCCCTTTGATTGACAAATAGCAAAGTGGGATTCCAATGGAGAAATAATTCACTGCTCTTACAAATCCATTAGATACTCTAAAGGAGTATGCTGATGATAGCAGACAGCATTATATGTCAGAAGACTATTTAGAGAGAACAAGTGTacttattcctttaaaaattaggaaactaGAAAAGGtataaagaggaagaaacagcAAATTAAATGTagcataaatgaaaagaaaaattcaaaataaaatgtgaataatgaatgaattatCAGCACTATGGCTTTTTCTGATAAATGAGCATCCCCTAAAGTTGTCAGTGTTTGATATCATTTTTCAGAGTCAAAAATCATTTTCAATTGACATATAATCATTGACTCTAACCTATTAATCAGTCACATTTTTAGACTCTGTATATTTTGTCAGGTTCAAGAAATGGTTTCACATCATTTAAATGATCCCatgctttaaacagaaaaaagtTTGCAATTATGTGGAACCATCCAGAAAACTTGGTTTTGCCCTTGGCTTCTTGTTCCAGAAGATCTTGTAATTCTTCCTTTGTCACATAAATATAGTCTTTTACTTCTCTGGGGTCCGGATTCAAAGTGACATCTTTCCTTACAAAGAGAAGGTAACCAATTTCATGTTCTCCCAGTACTTCATTTGCACGCAACTTGTAGTGAATTCTTGTCACTAACATGATATCATCGAGGGAGATCTGTGATCCACAAAGTATATTCTTAGAAAATGTCAGAGaatatcatttgtttcttttttttcagtataaataagtctttattcattcattgtattttcccaggggagaggggagaagagggagaagggggagggggttagCATGTGTCACAAAacaagatgggggaaggaggggaaaggaaaggaagaagcccTAACTGCAAAGCATCAAACACAACTGCCCCAAGATCAGGGTACTGCCCGAGGGGGGGGCTCAGTCTCCAGCAGCTCAGGAATGGGggcaaagaaggggaggaaagagacacACATTAATCCAGtcatcctctttcccttcctcccttcatatAAATTCAAGAATTTCACAAAAAGCTTTGGTTTCTAGTAGTAAACACGGAGTTACATTCGTCCGTCTCCTATAAGACAATCTTATGGCCACTTTGAAAAGAATTGCTTGCACCAACAGAAAAGAGATCCTTTGCGGGAACTTGggcatacattcattcatttcccttctctgggtctccctCCACTACTGCCCTTCCTAGTCCTTTTGCCAGAGGCCCTCCAAAGGTCACCAACGCTCCCATGAACTGGGCTAAGACCCACGTTTCTAAGCATAACTGAATGGAATACCCACACCAACAGTGTATTTCATTTTTCTAGGAATCTTCCAACACTAGTCCCATGGTTTATCTAATCAAGGATTCATTCATATAGCTATCTCACCAAAACTAGAATTATATACTGGGCTTCCTTTTGCTTTAGAATATTTAGATTAACACATGGGTTAATTGAGCAAATAATCTCAATATTAATCTAGGATCTGGTCTCTTTTGTCAAGAGATTAGACTAAaagtatgttctttttttttgtttttgttattcttgttggATTTTGGCGGGGGATggggcaatcaaggttaagtgacttgcccagaatcacacagctagtaaatatctgaggccagatttgaatttaggtcatcCTGACTTGGGGGTCAGGGGGAGTTGGGGGGCAGGAGAAGTAGTCTTTTATCAACTGTCATAGAAATGGCATAGAAAGCAGATATCTACATATAAATGTAGAACCTCATTCTGGCTCCAAGTTTCTATCTTCACTCTCACCTCACCTATTAGAAGAACCAAGAGTCCTGAATAATTATACCAATCAGATAATCAGACcagaaaaaacagaaaattgTCTATGTCTCCTTCTGCTAATGTAGTATAATCTTATACAGGTTACTTCTTTGAGACATTAATCACTCAAAAATCAGCTTTAAAATTCAGTATCTAGTTTTCCTATCACAGACGATAAAACTGGTTACCTGCTCCTGGGGAATTCCTAATTCAACATGCAAACGTCGCTTAGCAGCCCGCCTTGCTCCAATTGCATTACCATCCTCCATTTCTAGTGGTTCATATAGTGGATGACTAGAACAACTGTCAGAATAACACCCTAAAATGAAACATAAAGCATCTTTAATAAGATAAGTCCTTGGAACACCAATGGAAGATAAGCGGTCTTCCCATATaataaatctgatttttttttttcctcttctgtacccAGGACATCAACTACAACATATCattccaggggcggctaggtggcgcagtggatagagcaccggccctggagtcaggagtacctgagttcaaatccggcctcagacacttaatacttactagctgtgtgaccctgggcaagtcacttaactccaattgcctcactaaaaaaaaaaccaaaaaccaaaaaccatatCATTCCAAGAGTAAGAAGGTTgaattattttttgtgaggcaattggggttaagtgacttgcccagggtcacacagctagtaagtgtcaagggtctgaggccagatttgaactcaggtcctcctgaattcagggctggtgctctatccattgcgccacctaactgcccctaagaaGGTTGAATTTTATCCATTTCATAATGGGTATAAAATGTCCTCCATCCTACTGGCCACCCAACCTAAGAGCAGAACAGCATAGTCTGGATCATCCGGACCCAAATCTGGGAAGAGGTAGACTAGCACCAATTGGCATATACTTCTCTGTGTACAGGTCATATATTCCCTCTGTACAGGTTGTATCTCTCCTATAAAATGTAAGTCCTGTGAAgggaggaattattttttttcaaattgtatcTTCAACATGTAGCCCAATACTCTGAACACTTGTACTCAATAgacttttgttgaattgaatgattaATTACAGGGTTGCTTCTTCCCTAAACCTGTTCCATCAAACAGACAAATCCCTCTGACTTTTCATATGCTTGGACAGTGACTCATTTTCCACCTGGAgatatcagtcagtcaattaataatcatttattagtCATCTACCACATTCTAAGCACTATGCTgaatactggagatacaaagcaaGACAGTACTGGCTCTCAAGTAGCTCatagtctaatgtgggagacaacatgtaaacaaatatctatagacaagatatataccagataaattggagataatcaatagagggaaggaactagcattaagggagagtCAGGAAAGTCTTCTGgcggaaggtgggatttgagatgGGACTTAAGGGAAATTGGGGAAGacagaaggtagagatgaggaggaagagaattccagtaataggggacagccagtgaaaatgcagagtGGATAGCAAAATACTGAAGATAAGTGAGACAGTAAGGATGATAGAGGgagcaatctgttggagaagatgagatggaatgggatcacttgtgtaGGCAGGTTTcccttggaaaggagaagagtggGCTCTTCATTTGAGACCAGGGTAGAGGCAGAAATAGTGGCAAAATACATTTGGGTAATCTGAGATGCAGAGAAGTGAAAAAGAGGAAGCTCTCAGTGAATGGGCttagttttttcttcagtgaaatattGTATAAGGTTATCAGCTGGGAAGGCGAAAGAAGGGGAATTATGGGGAGcttaaggagggatgaaaaggtttagaaaaaccACTGTCATCTGCAAGATCCCAAGTTAATATCCCTAAACAGAAGCAGAATCATGCTGTTAGTTTCTTCCCCAAACTGACCATTGGCTCGTGAAGTAAACTCTATTACTTTAATCTGCCCAGTCAAATATTCATAATCCATGAACCaactactttttttggggggaaaaacccaGATGTATATAAAGTTACATTTCTATTAGCATCCAAAACAAAAGTACTCACCTGGGAAAGTATATTTAGTGTCTGTTCTCTGTTGTAGCAATAGTTTGTTATCTGTAGAAAATAAGACTACAGAGAAACCACGATGTAATAGCCCTGCAAAATATGAACATAATTGAAAATAAAGAGCTCATAAGTATGATTGTAATGTTCTTCTTCTGTCAAGAGTCCCTACCTCTCTCAGCAAACCAGCCTGATCACCTTGCTTCCCCTAGTGGTAACAGCAGAATGGAAGATATATAGCTTGTTCATCCAAGTACAGAAGGAAAAATGTGGTGAGCAGATGGAACCTTTCAGGATTTCCAACTCACTATTAGAGGAGCACAGATTGAAAACTGGAAGGCATTTCAGTGACCATAAGGTCtgaccttttcatttattttataaatgagataattataaagcatatAACAtagggcctggtacatagtaagtactatttctctatctctctatctctctgctaTTATTACCCTGCTATGTTTCTATAACTTACTTGATGAACTTAAActtgaagaaaaatgttttaaaattcatttttgaaactCAAGACAATTTAAGATTCTTAAAATGAGTAAGATTTACATCTTCTTGAATCTTCTCTACACcttcctgttaagggctaaaattctagctaaactgtctaaaatatttaatgagtggtcgccaataaattataagctctagcaagaattagacttttaagcatttattaaggaaaataagaatttggtaaagagagagagaaaggcctagatttctatctattaaggagagagcgcatttctagctccactctccaccagcgtcctcaggaaagagagcgagactgagcgccagtctcttccttcctcctcccactagcctgcgtcacttcctgacgccaaagaaaagactcctggtcttgccctcaaagaccttcgcttcatgggcagaactcttctacagtaagtctccagcaggtggcgtcattccaatcgttacattcccttctccccccaagtctttctggctctctgtctccatctctctcatcCTCCTTCTACTTTACCTTTTGCTCTTCCTCCTTGAAAACTCCCTTATTTTCTTTAGAGTTGCTCATGAATAACAGAACAAACATGTACCTCCCTGATTCTATAAGGAAGATAATAATCAACCATTTCTCCATTGTTTCCAGCTGCTGTTCCTATGATCTTCCCCCACCCTCAACATTCCAGCTAAGCTCTCAAGGCTACCACAAAAATTTCTGAGCTCTTAATTAGACACTATCAGTCTTTATGAGATTTGCATCCTAGAGGACAACAAATGTAATTAAATATAACTATACCATAATAAATAATGACTGAGTACTACAGAAAAgcacaaaaaaaatgtaagaacaaAGTGAAATAGGTAGCTCTAGGAACACACAATTACCTCAacagtataaatggaaaaaacaatgataaaaagtgaaattattATGATCAAACATGGACCCAAAGAAGGCAGGAGGAAATACAGCTCCTCTTCTTATTTACAGAAGTGGGGGGGCATAAAATTGGGGAATGTTACATATTCTGCAAGACTAGCGCgatatgtcatttctttttttctgaactgtttttttccctctattttttcctgTGTTACAAGGTATAGCTCCCTAGATCAAGAAGGGAAGCACAcacatgaaaacaaaatatattaataaaatttttaaaagactattcaCATTTCCCCAAATCATCTCCAAATGAACAGAAAACATAAGACAGGGAGGGTATCTCATTCTCAACACCTCAATCCATATCCCATGGAATCTCTGACGACTCAGGAAAGACTAAAGAGGCTCTTTCAATGTTGAGAACATAGACTCTTCCAATGTTACCTTTTTCAATGTTTTCATTCAGGTGGCAGTTCATCTTGCTCTCAGCACCAATCACCTTATCATTTTCATCAACAACAATTAGCATTTCTTCCAATCTCTTTACTTGGTACTTGTCTAGGTGATCCCAGTTACCTTGAGACATTGTTCTTGGTCCCACTACTACCTGTATTATGAATATTTATGgccaattagattgtaaacatcCTTATGATAACATAAGTACAAATGAGAGATCATTATAGCCAATGAACATGAGACAACAGAAATAGCAAAGTGATTCAGTGATTAGAATCATTCCCACAGAACAGGAATAAAGATTCAAGTTTCCTTTCTATTTGTTATGTAGGAGACCTCCTCTATGCCATTCTCTCCCACCACAAGAATAACTGAAAGGTTAATAATCAGTTCCTACCAAAGACATATGCATTTGGAGTATCTCTCTTCTGCTGGGAGCTTTCATGAGAAAATTAGACAGGTCCTTGTATAAGAAACACACCATGGGgtggtttttttaaatgggaCAGTAAGGTCACCATAGATTTTATCAGCTTACTGAAAAGCTAAGGCTGCAGGACAAAAGCACGAACACTTATCCATTTCCTAATACAAGATAACAAAAATGGGAGAGAGCTTCTGATGGATATCCCCTGAAATCACTTCTCTGTGACCTcaagaatattttaatatattcttgGCATATGTGACATAACCCCCACATCTTGCTTCTATTTTCTAAGTATACTTACCAATTATCTTAAATCTCTGACATGTCCTTAAGATTGTAGTGAACTAATAACGCTCCTTCTATCCTCTAGTGACCTCAAGCCCTTTTTTGCTGACCCATAGAGTCTTAGAATTTGAAGAGAATTTAGGAGTCACCCActttataactgaggaaaatgaggtccagagaaaggTGGATTGCTAGAAAAGTCTAAAAAACATCAGTTCcaactcctttctctcctttccctaccTAAGCCCCTAGACAAAATGGTGGGGCCCTCCTCTCTACCCATCTCTACCCTCTATACCCTTTTCTACTTAAAACTATGTTATAAAGTCTATGGTATGACCTTGTGCCACTCAGTGGCTCTCATAATCAGTCTCATTGCCTGGACTGCTATGTAAATAATGGTAAAGGCAAAGATCCCACCTTTGTCCTTCTTCCCAACCTGGCTGAGACACTACTGGCTAAAATGGACATAGGAAGACGGAAACAGTTCCTAAGAAAAGATATTTTTAGAAaaagttaaaagaagaaaaaagaaaaaggatatttGAATTAAAAGGATAACTTGAAAGAGACAGACTCATTCACTAACCTTTCCTGGAGACTGCCACTTAGTCAGACAGGTATAAGCACACATAAAGCCAATGAACACTACACGCGAATTTATAATAAGATTGTTGGGCAACAGCTGATTACGTAAAGGCAAAGGAAGACAAAACCTAGGGTATTAAGATGATCTattgtttctttaaagaaaaaaaacaccttttttctTTATGTGAATAATATAAGGTGTGTGGTCATATTGCCAAGTTGCTTAACACATTGGAAATATTTTAGGGAATAATGCTGAAATAGGAAACTTTTTATTAGATCTCAGATAATGTTCCGTTTTCCATCAGCAACTATGTTTGGAATATCATGACTCACCAAAATGAAATGACCCACCTGAAATTTCATTGTTATACCTATTGGCCCAATTTTTCATACTCAGCACCTTCTCACTCCCTCAGTTGTCTCTCCCCTCTGATTAGAGGGCTGGAGGGTGAAGCAGTAAAGTCCTCTCAAACCCTTTCTAGAAGGCTCAGAACTTTCCAAGGAACTCTCCACTTTCCATCGGCATCTCTACTTGGTTTTGACTTCACAGAAAATCATGCCCCTGTGCCAGGTTCCTCCTGTTGCAAGTACAAAGGATGGAAAATAACCTTCAGCCATAGaaatgatgaatttaaaatgttgaattaGACACATATTTTTGGATAGGgacaatgtggggatttgttttattgAACTATGCATTTTTGTGagagtttaattttcatttttcaaaactgTTCAATTGGGGGGAGaagtaggagggagagatcaTAAATGctcacaaaacaaatatataagtaaattcatgagtgaatgaatgaatgaaactccCCTCTGATGCCTGATTTTATTCTTCACCACTTGATTCAGCTCAGTAATACCTCATACTACTTCTTACCTGAAAGGCATTATTGGTAATACCCTGCACCAGTAGAATGGTAAAATAAGGAAAACACCTAGTTTGGAggtcttaggttcaaatccccTATCAGCTGCTTAAGACCTGTGGGTCACTAAATAAATCACCTGACCTCTCTAGGACTCAGCTTCATTTGCcaagtgaggaggttggactggatgagtcctaagattccttccagttctaaataacTTATGTTGTAGATTTTCCTTACAACTACTATTAGTCTCTTCATTGCTCCAGGGGTCTCTCAAAGTTTTCATTCTCTGGAGACTGTGGTGTTCTAAGATTTGCAGTAGCATCAGAAGAATTCTGACACCAAAAAGATAactttcccccatttcttttccttcaataaatttatttttcattcatataaAACAATGTATTTAAGCCATCCCAATCATTAGGCACAAAgtttgtttcctatttattttctaaattacaaaTAATACCATTTTGAATATTTTCATCCAAATGAGCATTTTCCCCTTTTACTGCGtgaatgctgtaagaaatgacaaatataatgaatagggataagcatgggaagacttatacaacctgaaacaaattgaaataagcagaaccccccaaaacaatatacataatgactatggaaatggaaagaacaaccaccacaaatAACTGAAAAGAAATATTGCACGTTTGCAAAGAATAAACATGGCTCCAAAGAGACATGAAAAGACACAGGTATGTCACATTgtgtatattttcagattttattttCAATGGATTGatcagttttatttaattttttcttcatcctgttttcctttttaaaaaaatctttgagatAT
It encodes the following:
- the LOC122729682 gene encoding isopentenyl-diphosphate delta-isomerase 2-like; translation: MSQGNWDHLDKYQVKRLEEMLIVVDENDKVIGAESKMNCHLNENIEKGLLHRGFSVVLFSTDNKLLLQQRTDTKYTFPGCYSDSCSSHPLYEPLEMEDGNAIGARRAAKRRLHVELGIPQEQISLDDIMLVTRIHYKLRANEVLGEHEIGYLLFVRKDVTLNPDPREVKDYIYVTKEELQDLLEQEAKGKTKFSGWFHIIANFFLFKAWDHLNDVKPFLEPDKIYRV